The Branchiostoma floridae strain S238N-H82 chromosome 3, Bfl_VNyyK, whole genome shotgun sequence genomic sequence AATAACACGACGTTGAAAATAGCAGTGTCCTATagcatttcatttttacatCACTTAACTGTTTGTCAGATCACTCCTGCCGAAGTCttaaaaggaaaggaaaggtagaaaaaattgaaaatccaTACCTACCGACCCTGGTTTTTCAGGACCTTAATCAGAAACACAACGTTATTTCCTAGGTCTGATTCAAGATACCCGTCATCATTGTAACACACACTATAGACGTACTGTATTGGGCGTTTTTTCCACTTGCAGGTGTGCATTACGTTAATGATATGCCAAGTAGCACTCATCATACAATATATCATCATTGAAAAGGTTACACGGGCTGTTACGTACAATTCCCCTCCCTTGTCATTGATACAGCAACGACAGGATCGAGTTAGGTTTAAAGCTACACCGTGCCAGATGGCTCAATGTTTCAACAAGTCTAGCGTTACGAATGCTGGGCAAATAGGATAGATGGCGAGACAACGATTTACTGTGCCGGTGCTGCCGGTATTATACGGCTGTCACCATCTTCTCAGGTTCTACAGTCTGATACAATCCTGGTAATCCGTAATAATGCTACATAGGGTAGAATGTATGTGCTTCAGTGACGCTTCATATCGTGATGAATTGGTCATACATAAAACATGATGGGTAGGTGGACTGGCGCACCCGGCAAGGCGCGGAGGCAGCGCCGATAACAACTCCCGTTACACCCGGCCTAGAGGACGTTCAGAACACATGAATCTTTGCCACTCTGTAGATAACTTCTTTTCTTCCGCCTGACACGCCAGTCCACAACCCTGGTAAGTACGTTCTCTGTAGACCGTTTCTCTCCTTCTCGGATAGTCAGgaaatatgaaatgatgtgAGGGGAAAATCGCTACAAGCTCTTATGTATGTAGATTAAAACAAACATCCTCCTAATGCTTAGCAAAAAATGTCGTATCTCCTGATAGAATTTCTTGCATCAAGTGCTTTAAAATCGACTTATATACTACAGACAGAAAACGGCGCACAGTGAAGTAATATTGTACTCGGTTTTCGAGGCTTGTCTTCACGTATATTAGACATATCCTGTGGTGCTTTTTTGCTTGCAGAATATGCATGAAGTCTCCAGCCTGGATGCCATCCAATTATTCGCCTGTTAATGAACGTAAATCGTGTGAAATGTCCCAGGCTCCCTTCGTTTGTTAAATAACGCGTGTATTAATTTCATGGGTTGGAGTTAATAGCAAGTGAATGCTCGAATCTGCATGGTAAACATCCTTATCCTATTTTCAGTCCAAACACGTTCATCTAGTACTTTCACAACTGCACTCATCACAGATTGCTACCTTGTTGTTGAATTGATAGTCCTTTTCTCTTGTGGCCTTTTATGGGACCAAAATTACTGGTTTTGAGATGGCTACAGGGTGCTATTTCTATTCTTACGCCGCGAAAGAGGTATTAGGAGAAAGATGGCCCAACTTGTTTTCTCCTAGTAAACTGTAGTTATCGTTCAATATGGAATCCTAGCGGATGAAAGAAAATGATAACATGTTTTGTATATCGGTTATTTATTCTAGATTGTGGGAAGGTAGTTAGTATATCTAACAGTAACTGTCGGTAGTACGTTTTTCATATATCAATGTAGTTATTTCTGCCGAGCAATTTCAATTTAAGTATTTTCCTACAATTTCACTAAAAAAAGTCGACCACTGGCAGGTGATATACAATCTTACGATCAGACATTTGAGTAAAGGAATTCATAACTTCCTGGATTTTACATCTGTTAACAGATCAAGGCTTTGAACGGAATGCGTAGTAAACATTGTATTTCTATGTTCAGTGTATTGATATATTTGCGCTTGCACCAGGTATATCTGTACAATCACAGcgtgatgttgaaaataccagtgaaAGTGCCCTGATGCACTTAATTTTTTCATAGTTTAACTGAATTCGTCCGATCCCTTCTGccgaaaaatgaaggaaaaaatcACTACCTActgacttttatttttttcaggccCGCAGCATTTTGTCTTAGGCCTAATTCAAGATACCTCATGAGAATGAAGTTCCTCACTCCTGTGTATGCAATTACGAGGACGAACGTTGTGAGTGTTTTCTATTAATGTGTACGTGTGGGGAAGTTGACACCAAGGTACATGATTCCCCGTTGTCAAGCAGGGTCATATTCTCTTCAAAATCCTCTGAGAAATTTGGTTTTATGACCGTAGCATTCATCAATATTAAGAGTTGTTTAATGAGTCAGCGAGAAAGCCTGCGGGTGTTTTCACGTGGGGAATATATTAAACCTTTCATAGTTTTCCATCTGTAGGTTTTACATGACTTGCCGTTTTACTGGGTGTCGTCTTTCGAGTGTGCAGCTGGCTGCCTTGCTTATTAGTAAAGCACCGAACTTCGCCATATTCTGTTAGGGATGAAATATAGCATGGCCTCCAGCTTATCAGTCATTTCCATATGTGGCTCCTAATGCAGCGTGGAAAATTAATGTCCACAGCTAGCTGCAGGGCTTCTGTGGCAAGAACCTCCGACTTTTCCCTTAATCTTCCCCTGCAAGGCTCCATGTTTCTTTGATGGTTCAGAAACAGGCAATCACCATCGCGTCTGACGAGGTTCCATACATACTCAGTGTTGTACATGGCGTTGAACTCGTAAATGACTCGTCCCAAATTACGATGATGATTACCGTGGCAAGACTTAATGGAGGTAATAATGTGAACCTCTCGTTTCGGGCGGTAAAAGAACGCAGTAAATGCCTCACGCTGATTGATTTTTGACCCGGATGAAGTATTGGTATTTGATATTGTCGCATGTATCTTATTCTAGGCATCGGGATGAATGAGCTTGAAGAGACACCAGGTAATACATGGAGGTCTCATGCTGAAATTGATTCCTGTACAGTGGCAATGATACATTGATGTGTACTTGCTTCTGCCTGTGAATaggttaaggccccctctcacttgacgtgcggcacgcttgcggcattgctgcgttcggaagatgctcaacgaatttcagagataaagaacgaattttcttacttgttgtgtattttgtggtcttctatgtcacacttttacgtattgcgcaatatctgaattataacaaatcggagaaaataacaaaacagtaccgcagtgaacgaacgcagcaacgccgcaagcgtgccgcacgtcaagtgagagggggccttaagtaGCTGTGCCATTCTTGTGCACTTGCTTCTGCCTCACGGTGAATAGGCTACACCGATCGAGCGAAGTACTTGTACAGTATAAGCAGCTGCGGATCACATGCTGTTGCCATATACCTTGCTCCGGCCACATCTTTGTGATCCTTATGATGGGCTACTCAGTGTTGTGGGGTAACATTAACATAACGAGTCAAGAATATCCTGGTTGATAAACACAGTACTTTACAGAGGAGCTAAGAAACATGTGCATGTTCGTTTGCACAAGCCAAGGGGAGACTGACCATGTGCTCTGTTTGATCCCCAAGGATTTTTATCATTAGAATATCGGAATTTTGTAATAGCCTGCGTGGCTGTATTGGTTTATGTAAGGAGGCCATAGTCACTTTGGCCTCATTGGTTTATGCTGCAGTAGATCATAGCTGTAAACGATGAACAAGATGCATATTGGTCAACATGTCAGTAAGCTATATTCTCTCCCGTTTCGCAGCAGATAGAGCTAACATGTGATCGACGATGCAACCAGACCCCCCGATGTTTGATCGTCACGTGACAGAGCACGTCACCGAGCATCCCGATGTGTCATGGCCGCCACCTCTGGCGACGACCTTGGCCATAGTAGAGAGGCCCACTAGGCCAACCCTGGACATCTTCGGGGGAAGATGTCAGACCCTTAATCCCAGAAGCCTGATCATAAGGTTTGTTGGAATCTCTGGGCAGGTATACTACTATAATTCACCAGAGAAAGCAGTATAttacttttgtattgtatcattgttttttttttcgcggcatCATATCTCGACAccaatttgtattcattttagCTTGTACATATGGTTAGTAGTGGCGCTAGTGATGGGTTTGTCGTGTTATAGATTTACCGAtcaatgcttttttttcttttcgtaTCGAATATCATACCAGTCTACATTGTTCTTGGCGGTGATCTTTTGATATAGAGGTTATAAAACTCTTCTTACTCTGACTTTTATAGCACCCCAGAAACAGAGGATGTGCCACTAACCAGCCTCGGTAGTCTGACTCCTCTGGAGGAGAAGAATGAGAGAGACAGCGGTTTCCCCTCGGAGTCAGACATCTCCCTATCCTCCAGCGCCACGCCACTGTATCCTGGCATCTCTCCATCCTCCAGTACTACCCCGCTTCTCGGGGACTTCTCAAGGTCAtccacctgtcaatcactgggGGATTGCCTCTCAAGGTCATCAAGTTCCACGCCGCTTATTGGCGAGAGCATCTCGAGGTCGAGCTTAGCGCCGCTATTGGGAGAGGTTGCTCCTCGGTCGGCAAACTCAGATTACGACATCGCGAACGAGCAAACTACGAACAAGTCGTGCCTGCCGAAGTCGTCAAGTACGACACCCCTGCTGACGGATCTGGATCGGGACGATTCGGGGTACTCGCTCGACTCGCAGACATATCAAACGTCGTGTAAAGGAGCGCAAGTGAACCTTGGACATTCGGCATCGTGCGATGCGATAGAGGAAAGTAGCGGGAAGGAAGAGCCAACAGACTGTACAATACATCCAGGTACGACACGGATGTGCTGAAAACCTTACTTGATTCGCCAAATTGTTTTTGAGTTTGTGACCTAATCTTAGGCCAGTTGGGCGAAAATGTACAATAACGTTGATTCATTCACTGATTACTCTGTGACGGGTAACCTCCGGCgacagagttttgtttttgtccgACGTGATGAGTGTTTGCATCTGTATCTCAATGTTCCCTTTGTCGCATTCGTATTAACTTTGACATGTCCTCTGCACGCAGTCGCGCGAtgatgtaagttgtttttttgcgatagctgtttttataatcgatgtaataattatTTATATCATTGCTTCACCTAATCACCATATGTTTCTGAAATTCCCCCAGAGTTTGAGAGAGTGTACGAAGAATGGCAGGGCGGGGGAGGCGTCCCTCAGCGAGAGTACATCAACAACGGCTTCGACAAGGTTTACGACCAGGTATATGACATCAGCAGTATCGTCACGGttagtgatgacgtcatgagcaTGACGTCATATATTGCTGTTGTAATAGCAAAAGAAGGTTTCCGATTCCCCCCAATAAATGAAGACAACTTATAACAATATGATGAAGATAGCGTGTTATACTTGTCGATTGACCTTAATGTGTACATAAAGCCGGGATCTCACTGGACTGCGGCATCTTGCAGGCGTCGCTGCGTCCTAAATTTGATTTGCGCCACGTAATATGATTCGTTTCTTTGTCGATGAGATTTGCTGAGCGCCCTGTCAAATCACTCGGGCACAGCAAGGTCGCCCACATGCCGAGGGTTCAGTAAGATTCAGTAGCTTAATCTATTCACAAAATTTCAAGACTAACGTGTCATTGTATgctaacaacattttgttttctttgtgatgTGCCAGCTTTGCCACACTGTGTAACTACGGTAACTACTCTCACACACGCGGTTCAACgcaccaaaaatcataaaatgaaaAGGTCAAGGCAAAGGCCGAGGAGTGTAGAATATAatttactgtacaaaacagctTAGTATCATACACTCTCTGTACACAGGATCGTCCTGTGTGTTGGTGTGTATTATTGAATATTATTGAAATCTTCGTGGTCATTTTAGCCAATATGGTCGGTCCTTATCAATTTTCTCTTCCCTATATGATAGCAAGCGTACTGTTCGGTTATTGCCTTCCGCCTATACCCACAATTTATCTCTGAGAAGCAGAAGTACATATGTTATAAGTAAGAGTCCAAAGGGTAATTCTACCGGAAGTGTGAAAAGAAGCAATCATCCATCATATTTTCGCCTACAGCTTTTTGAACTGCtgagaaaatgttttttgaTAAATGATGCGTATCGTCGCTAGTCCCACCTGGGGAAGATACTGACTTTTACCCTTTTCTGGCATTTTACCACGAAATAAAGCTGACATCCACTCAGTTGGACTTCATTTTCCGCGGAAAATAAAAGGTGCGACGTACGGTGCGGCATCTTTATATTCAGCCACACTGTCTCATAATTCACGGTTTTACTTTGCTATTTCAGCGGGTATGTCACTGGGCCGCGTCTGTTGGCGACTGTTTGCAAACAGACGCCTATCAGTCCCAATTTGTCTCCAATCTGTTGCAAACGGGCGCCAATTTGTCGTCTAAAATGTTGGATTTTTGGAAAATTTcttagaagaaagaccaattcagtaattcgatgtttaaaaactctttttttcgtgtgattttgtttaacatccaggctttttccaaaatacgcaccggccaacctttttcagaagctttccgAAGTTGTTTTATCAAATGCAGTGACAACACCTTGCGATTTCCAGTAGTGTTATCTTGTTTTTAATTTGGGCCGACACTGAGAAGGTGACAATCCGGCCATTTTATTTTAACCCCGCGTCATCGTACGTCAGTGCGACTGCTGGAGAAAATAAGCGAAAATCGCAAAGCTGCAATTCATAAATTGTCCCAAACAGACCCGGCCAGAACAACTTTCCTGACTTTCAGCCGCCCCCCTAATTCCCCGTAGCGTGCATATACTTGACACGGGCACTGACACATGGTCAAGTATGCTAGAAATTCTATGAATAACATTTTCAAGTCTTGAAAAAGTGATTTCTACGAGATGCACTTCTGATCTTGGAAGAAAGCTGCTCCTTGATGTGAGAATCGCCATGTTGATAGATGTGGCCAGTGAGTGGGGATTAAGGCGGGTTCTCTCCTCTCTGATCAGATACAGGTCTGAAAGCCGGTAAAATTGCACCCATATATCATGGAATATCACGCGAATACAGGAGagaatatgtatgtgtgtttgtgtgtgcgtacatgtgtagacaaacaaaaaatgagaGAGTAATGAATAGCGTATCCTCTGCCTGGGAGTAGAATCATCCCAGGTCCACTAATAGATCCGTCAAGAGAGGGTTTGGTGTTGACTTTTGCATTTCCCGTTTCTGAATAACACCACACAGAGGTTTGGAGATTGTTGCGCTTTGTTGAAAATCGCCTCTGGCACCAGCCACCCGGTAAAATGTGGCTGTGAAAGTTTGACGGCACAGATAGCGGACATTGCGGAGCCAGCGCTAATCTCTGTATCCACCCGAAATGCCAACTTGCGTCCCTGCATACAATGTAGTAATACCGAGGCTTCATTCCACCACTAACATTTCAGTATATGGCACTTGGCAGGGCACTCTTTACAAGATAGCGTAAGACATATCTGAGTAGCAGTGTTGGAATAAAGTTATTTGACGGAGCACTGCACTGTGCTTTGAGAGAGGGCAGCGAGATCGCCGTATTAGTGCAATGGGGGTATAACGTACCCTACGGTTGATTGCTATCtgtaaatgttgtatttttggcggtgatttgattttgtttccaactcaaaaccatcgcgaaaatgCTTTTTACGTCTTCTGTCCACCTACTATATTGTTTcaaacgcgaacttaaaaccaccgcatacactccattttctcccaacCACTAGATTATCGGCATTTACTGTGTTTGTCTTGTTCCACAGGTTGAGAGAGGCGGCACGTTACCCAGGGACCCCAGCACAGTCTTCCACCAGGGTCTCCCCCCAGACTACATGGGCATGTCCGTTTTCTCCACCATATGCTGTTTTGCACCTCTCGGAATAGCGGCGCTCTACTTTTCTCTTGAAGTGAGTATCAAGTGATTTCAAAGCTGGCATCTCACTGGACGGCGTCATGTTAGCTGCGTCGCTACGTCCTAATTTTTGTCTCCAAATAAACTAGGTCTGGAGATTGTTGTTACCAGTGATTTACATCGGGGCATTCTGTTTGAAAGACTCCGAAGAACATCGCACATAAAAGTTTACTGTCGCTTCTATTCGATTCCTAGTCTGGATGCCTGGCTGTTCTGATCCTACACAGACCAGCCCTTCGGGCTACGGCCAAGATGCTCCGAAGAAAATTGTCTACAACACTCTCCCCTCATAAATGATAGAATTTTTTGCGGTCAGGGGCCTGACATTGGTCCGCCATCCGGGCTATCTTCCCCTGACGTCTTCCATTGATCTCCATTGGCACCCCAGTCCACCCACGCCGCAGAAACACGCCGCATTAGCGCGTACACCGTGATTAACGAGATAGGAGGTCTTTTCATGGGCAAGCAAAAAACGAGTCAATGAAGCCCTGCCGTCAATTAGGTGCCGGTAAAGGTCATTAACTTAAACACCTTCGTCTATTTATAACAGGCTGCTGAATTCATTAACCCATCATTCTGTCAAAACGTGCCGTGCAGAATACTGATAATTCACCCTTAGCTTAATCGTGCTGTTATGGTATTCAATTCAATAATTCAAACGTAACTTTTAATTCCAAGAAAAAATAGTGTTTTAATAGCTTTTGACAGTATAAGCTTAAATCCACACCCGATCTTCAAACTTTAATGGTTTGTGCGTGCTTCTATATCATTTGCAGAGAATGGTATGTTACGTTTGTGTTTCCTTGGAGATAGTTATAGACATTTTCTCTGAAAAGGGTTATTCTCTGGTTTATTCCCATCTGGGTTATTCTCTAGCAGATGACTTTTAActtgtttaagtgcaatatatcttgtttaagtgcaatattctTGTAAAAGCTACAGTGCAATACACTCTAAGATTGCTATGTAACGTTGTGCAATACTATATGTATCAAAAAGTCGGATGCACACCTGAtgttttaccttgcgccctccagaATTGTTATTATTCTGATTAAGGGGTCGGCCTAGGTTTCTTCGTCTTTTAaactcatcttgtatgttgattttaaatgtgttgcgtttatatgtcaataaagatgatgtcaaccccccatgttgttttcatttcttggCAGACGAGCAGCTCTATAATACTGGGGGACTACCACTTGGCGAGTAAGACATCCCGTCGTGCCCAGCTCCTGTCCATCATGGCCATCATCCTCGGAACCCTTGCCTACACGGTAGCGCTGGTTGTCGTGGCAACACACATGACCTGACCAATGGCAACACACATGACCTGACCAATGGCAACACACATGACCTGACCAATGGCAACACACATGACATGACCAATGGCAACACACATGACTTGACCAATGGCAACACACATGGCATGACCAATGCCAGCACACGTGATATGACCAATGGCAACACACATCACCTGACCAATGGCAACACACATCACCTGGCCAATGGCGACAGACGTGACTTGACCAATGGCAGCACAGATGAATTGACCAATGGCAACGCATATGAACTGACCAATGACACCACAGATGACCTGACCAGTGACAACACACATGACTTGACCAATGACAACACATATGACTTGCAGCTAGCATGGTTTGATCATGACCAAAGGGAACAGCATACAGTTTGATCACTTGGCAAACGCGGATGATATACATGTTCCAGGAAATCCTTCACAGTGTATTCGGACATTTGAATGCGACACGCCGCTTGAATACGGGATCATGGGTAGAAGTTGGCTGTAACATCTTCAAGAAAATCATATTATACAAGTCGTTCTAACTATCGAAAGATGAGTTACACATTCTCCGTATGTTATTCTTTGAAACCTTCGCGTGAGGTCCTCACCAACAGATGCGATACTTCAAACTTTCAGCTTAATTGAGGGAACGGTGTACATATCTGCATGTGTACAGTTAAAAGAGAAACTTCGCCCCCCAGTTGTCGTATTATTGATGTTGAATATAATATGCTGCAACTGGGTAGGTACCATATTACACGTTCAGCCTTGTAACATGATTCGAAGCGGTTAATTGATCATGACACGTTTTTCTTATCAAGAGAACACTATATTAGGTACCTGAAGCCTGCATGTTCCTCTACCTTCAGACACAAAAGTAGTAACTTATACTGCTCTAACTCTTACTATATACTTGTCAAAATGTACAAGCTTAGGGATCACTTAAGTTGTAAATAATGTATAAAAAGATTCTTAAAATGGCAAGACGTTTATAATTATGATAACAAGCGGTCCAATTAAGTCACGGTACACAACTTTACACGGAACTGGGAACATGAATCTAAcctaaaaaatgtaaaaaatatgaCATTCTACGTATGGAATAGCATGCGACGTGAACAATAATTGTGTTTTACTCGTATTTGTATCAtatttattcattgataaatggtttatttggacgcattgtgttttctgttctCGTCTCCTCCGTATATCTTACTATACTAGCCAGTaactgatacatttgtattgaaaGTAATCATCAAAGATACTAAGGTACTACTTCCTGAGAACACCAATCACCTGTGCACTACCATACTGACTTGCAGGGCGATCTTCTGGTCAGGGTTGTaattgacttagaatctaaaggttaaAGGTTCGAATCCCTATATAGCAGCTCCCAAATGCTGTGCCATTGAGAAAGGCACACCTCACTGGACTCTGGTGAGAATGATTACGCCCTCTCGTCTCGGACGTAAAGCCCAGAGTTTAAGAACAGTCGACGTCATACCTCGAGCTCGTTAAAGATACCACCAGActcatcgaaaagagtagggaccCATTCCGTTGAGAGAGGATCAAACCTTACCGTCTGGTCTTAGGAAGcttgtactttttgtacaaaactAGTGTGTTATGCATTTACTTACCAGTTATCGAAATCGAAGCAAAATTGCACACAACTCTTAATTTAATCGTTTTCATGATCAAAACAATGGGATCTTCTTTCTTCTTAAAAACATCCCTTATCCTCCCTATATCTAAATTGcctggggtgtctgtgtggcgcaacggctagatcgttggaatcagaatcagtagaggttctgagttcgatactcgccatgcccctgcccccatgacggtggagtgacgcccaccgagcctcatgGCTAATCTGTCttaaggtgccaaaaacacctacggatttggtgctgccagtgtgtcaacatctgcacacttgccactaagacctgtgatttttttttcaattccaaaaaaaattcttttttatcTAAATTGCCTGTATATGCGGACAGTTGACTGATACATGAGTCCGGTATTGTGAGCAGGTTCATCAGAGGTGTAATAATTTTCGTATCGATTTCCTTTAAGTCagatacaatataaagcatGAATAGGCCGACATCATGTGTTTGGCATGTAGGGTGACCGTGCAGTGATCACTCATTGTTTCGCCTGTTACATCGTGTCTACTTTTGTTCTCTCGCGGTCTGTGATGATTACAGTTCGGTTgtttattgaatgaataaaaCACGTTCATTATCTACGCGGGGCAGTACAAGCAGTGATAGCTGTCTGGCGCATCCTTTATAATCATTGGTATATCCTATAACACGTTTAAATGTTTAACGGAATAAGTTCCACCCCAATGTTTCGATAACGTTGTACCGAAATAGCAACTGTTAATCATCCGTTTCTCAAAGAAGGCAACCAACAATGTGACACACAGCCTGTCAGATGGAAGTTATACAAAGATGGTGGTGAACcatctgaaagtgaaagttgtgCTCAAAATACTACATGCTATCCAAGGCTTGGAATCTTTATGCATGGAATAAGAAAAATCGGCTGGCATTTCAGTTCTGTTTCAGTCATGTAAGCAAATGGTAAATCATTTACAGCTTACTGCTTGCCACTTTTCTACACAGTGTGGTGTTAGCGCCCCCTTCGATGTGCCCGCATAGGGTCTCGCTAAAGACCAAGGGTTAACAGCCTTCCACGGCGTTCATAATGGGAAAGTCGCGTTTCCGTGCCACTCCGGGGCAAAATATGCATGTCAAGTTATCTATCAACACAACTCTTACATGGTGGGGAAATTAAAGCGGTGCGTTGGCAGCTGTGTCGGGGGAACGGCTGACGAGGCCAGATAACGACAGCATGGACCAGCACTtaatgccagttcacctttctccgcggggtaacctatatccgttgttaaagACATGGTATTTAGGTATTTCACGGTGGTTTCGAACTGAAATATctgaaatatttttgtctttaaaatattgcaatttgttatccctaaataccacGTTTTCCACGACTGATATAGGTTACGCATGCAGTGGATAAAgctgaactagcgttaacaccTTTACAGAGCTGAAAACGTATTGGACTAGGGATGATGCGATAGCTGAAATGATCAGAGAGTTGGGTATTTGTAAATCCATATTGTTTATGCGATGTAGAATAACAGAACAGTATTATTCTGAAACATTTTCGAGAAGGCTATACTAAGAATTGGCATCTGTGAATCCATATAGTTCATATGTGATCTGAATATCAGTATAGTATTATTCTACAATATTCTCGAGACGCTTGTACTTTGACTTCAGAGTCCGTTGTCCAATGACCCCAGTCACTCCAATCCCCACTGCTATCACCAACAGAACAACTCCAACGGTGACGATCAGTACTTTATCACTGCCGCCTCCGGAGTCGTCTGCACATTCCTCTGCCGGGGAGAACTGTCCTGATTGGACGTCAAACGGCTGAACCTGAACATTGCGGAACGCCACGGAGACGTTTGGGGTTAAATCGACGCCGATATCTTTGGAACACTTGTAAGAATGACCAGCGTCAGTTGGGAATAGATTTAGCGTAGTGTTGGATATCTTTCGCGCTTTATCCGGTGTTAAGGTGTCTAAAAAGATGACA encodes the following:
- the LOC118411124 gene encoding uncharacterized protein LOC118411124 isoform X1, which gives rise to MQPDPPMFDRHVTEHVTEHPDVSWPPPLATTLAIVERPTRPTLDIFGGRCQTLNPRSLIISTPETEDVPLTSLGSLTPLEEKNERDSGFPSESDISLSSSATPLYPGISPSSSTTPLLGDFSRSSTCQSLGDCLSRSSSSTPLIGESISRSSLAPLLGEVAPRSANSDYDIANEQTTNKSCLPKSSSTTPLLTDLDRDDSGYSLDSQTYQTSCKGAQVNLGHSASCDAIEESSGKEEPTDCTIHPEFERVYEEWQGGGGVPQREYINNGFDKVYDQVYDISSIVTVERGGTLPRDPSTVFHQGLPPDYMGMSVFSTICCFAPLGIAALYFSLETSSSIILGDYHLASKTSRRAQLLSIMAIILGTLAYTVALVVVATHMT
- the LOC118411124 gene encoding uncharacterized protein LOC118411124 isoform X2 — protein: MQPDPPMFDRHVTEHVTEHPDVSWPPPLATTLAIVERPTRPTLDIFGGRCQTLNPRSLIISTPETEDVPLTSLGSLTPLEEKNERDSGFPSESDISLSSSATPLYPGISPSSSTTPLLGDFSRSSTCQSLGDCLSRSSSSTPLIGESISRSSLAPLLGEVAPRSANSDYDIANEQTTNKSCLPKSSSTTPLLTDLDRDDSGYSLDSQTYQTSCKGAQVNLGHSASCDAIEESSGKEEPTDCTIHPEFERVYEEWQGGGGVPQREYINNGFDKVYDQVERGGTLPRDPSTVFHQGLPPDYMGMSVFSTICCFAPLGIAALYFSLETSSSIILGDYHLASKTSRRAQLLSIMAIILGTLAYTVALVVVATHMT